A single genomic interval of Helianthus annuus cultivar XRQ/B chromosome 13, HanXRQr2.0-SUNRISE, whole genome shotgun sequence harbors:
- the LOC110898473 gene encoding V-type proton ATPase subunit a1 has translation MELLKNLPEMDLMRSEKMTFVQLIIPVESAHRAVSYLGELGLLQFRDLNDDKSPFQRTFVNQVKRCAEMSRKLRFFKDQIHKAGLQSSALPTLQPDVDLEALETQLAEHEHELIEMNANSEKLQQTYNELLEFKIVLQKAGVFLVSGKSYDTAEGTELDDNVYPSDYPESASLLEQATQSGPPNSSGLRFISGIIPKSKILLFERMLFRATRGNLLFNQAPADELIMDPVSSEMVEKTVFVVFFSGEQAKTKILKICEAFGANCYPVPEDLTKQTQITQEVLSRLSELETTLDVGIRHRNAALHSIGFHLTLWMNMVKREKAVFDTLNMLNFDVTKKCLVGEGWCPIFAKPKIQEALQRATFDSNSQVGIIFHVMDAVESPPTYFRTNAFTNAYQEIVDAYGVAKYQEANPAVYTVITFPFLFAVMFGDWGHGICLLIGALILIAREGKLSSQKLGSFMEMLFGGRYVLLLMSLFSIYCGLIYNEFFSVPYHIFGDSAYKCRDDSCSDAYTVGLIKYRDAYPFGVDPSWRGSRSELPFLNSLKMKMSILFGVAQMNLGIMLSYFNSIFFNNSLDIRYQFVPQMIFLNSLFGYLSLLIIIKWCTGSQADLYHVMIYMFLSPFDDLGENELFWGQRPLQILLLLSALVAVPWMLFPKPFILRKLHTERFQGRAYGILRSSEIDTDSDPGSPRQHEEEFNFSEVFVHQMIHSIEFVLGSVSNTASYLRLWALSLAHSELSTVFYEKVLLLAWGYNNILIRMVGLAVFAFATAFILLMMETLSAFLHALRLHWVEFQNKFYGGDGYKFKPFSFAAIADDED, from the exons ATGGAATTGTTGAAGAATTTGCCGGAAATGGATCTCATGCGATCGGAAAAGATGACGTTCGTGCAGTTAATCATTCCGGTTGAATCTGCTCATCGTGCTGTATCTTATCTCGGTGAATTAGGTCTACTTCAGTTCCGTGAC TTAAATGATGATAAAAGCCCATTTCAAAGAACATTTGTTAATCAG GTAAAAAGATGTGCTGAAATGTCAAGAAAGCTTCGGTTTTTCAAAGATCAGATACACAAAGCCGGACTACAATCTTCTGCTCTTCCTACACTGCAACCAGATGTCGACTTGGAAGCATTAGAG ACACAACTTGCTGAGCATGAACACGAACTTATTGAGATGAATGCCAACAGTGAGAAACTACAACAAACGTATAATGAGCTGCTAGAGTTCAAGATCGTGCTGCAGAAG GCAGGAGTCTTTCTTGTATCAGGTAAGAGTTACGATACTGCAGAAGGCACGGAATTAGACGATAATGTGTACCCTAGTGATTATCCGGAGTCAGCCTCCTTGCTTGAGCAG GCGACACAATCTGGACCGCCAAATTCATCTGGCCTTAGATTTATAAGTGGGATTATCCCGAAATCGAAGATATTATTGTTTGAGAGAATGTTGTTCCGTGCAACAAGGGGAAATTTGCTTTTCAATCAGGCCCCTGCGGATGAGCTCATCATGGATCCTGTATCATCTGAAATG GTTGAAAAAACTGTATTTGTAGTGTTCTTTTCCGGAGAGCAGGCAAAGACAAAAATACTTAAAATCTGTGAAGCATTTGGTGCAAATTGTTATCCTGTTCCAGAAGACTTAACAAAGCAGACTCAAATAACTCAAGAG GTTTTGTCACGGCTTTCTGAATTGGAAACCACCTTGGATGTTGGAATTCGTCATAGGAATGCTGCTCTTCACTCCATCGGGTTTCACTTAACACTATGGATGAACATG GTTAAAAGAGAGAAAGCTGTGTTTGATACATTGAATATGTTAAACTTTGATGTTACAAAGAAGTGTCTAGTTGGAGAGGGATGGTGCCCAATCTTTGCCAAACCCAAG ATTCAAGAGGCGCTGCAACGAGCAACATTTGACAGCAACTCACAAGTCGGCATCATATTCCATGTCATGGATGCTGTGGAATCACCTCCAACATATTTCAGAACGAACGCTTTCACAAATGCATATCAAGAAATCGTTGACGCCTATGG TGTTGCTAAATATCAGGAAGCCAATCCAGCAGTTTATACTGTAATTACTTTTCCATTTCTTTTTGCGGTCATGTTTGGGGATTGGGGACATGGAATATGTCTATTGATCGGTGCATTGATTCTCATAGCTCGTGAAGGGAAGCTTAGTTCTCAG AAACTTGGGAGCTTCATGGAGATGTTATTCGGTGGTCGTTATGTGCTTCTCTTGATGTCACTGTTTTCAATCTATTGTGGACTAATATACAATGAATTCTTTTCTGTTCCCTATCACATATTTGGCGATTCTGCTTATAAATGCCGGGACGATTCGTGCAG TGATGCATATACAGTCGGTTTAATCAAATATCGTGATGCATATCCATTTGGTGTAGACCCTAGTTGGCGCGGGAGTCGTTCAGAGCTACCGTTCTTGAACTCTCTTAAAATGAAGATGTCGATATTGTTCGGTGTTGCCCAGATGAATCTCGGAATCATGTTAAGCTACTTTAATTCAATTTTCTTCAACAACTCACTGGATATCAG GTATCAGTTTGTGCCACAGATGATATTTTTAAACAGCCTTTTTGGGTATCTTTCGCTTCTCATTATCATAAAGTGGTGCACTGGTTCTCAAGCCGATCTTTATCATGTGATGATTTATATGTTCCTGAGTCCTTTTGATGATCTTGGTGAAAACGAACTGTTTTGGGGACAACGGCCCCTTCAG ATCCTGTTGTTGCTTTCGGCTCTTGTTGCTGTTCCATGGATGCTTTTCCCCAAGCCTTTTATTTTGAGGAAACTCCATACTGAG AGGTTTCAAGGTCGTGCATATGGGATTCTTCGGTCGTCTGAGATTGATACAGATTCTGACCCCGGTTCTCCACGGCAGCATGAAGAGGAATTTAATTTCAGTGAGGTTTTTGTACATCAAATGATACATTCTATCGAGTTTGTACTTGGTTCAGTTTCTAACACTGCTTCATACCTTCGATTATGGGCTTTGAG CTTAGCACACTCAGAATTGTCCACTGTATTCTATGAGAAAGTTCTCCTTCTTGCTTGGGG GTATAATAACATCTTAATTCGGATGGTGGGACTAGCAGTTTTTGCATTTGCAACTGCATTTATATTACTCATGATGGAGACGCTAAGCGCTTTCCTTCACGCATTGAGGCTACATTGGGTGGAATTTCAAAACAAGTTTTACGGAGGCGATGGTTATAAGTTCAAACCCTTCTCCTTTGCAGCAATAGCCGATGATGAAGATTAG